GTGACGCCGTCGTCGAGTTGCTCGACGGCCCCGCCTCGCCCGCGGCGGTCGCCGACGCCGTCGGCGTCGCCAGGAGCACGCTCGAACACCACCTCGACGGACTCGTCGCGACGGGCGTCGTCGAGAAGCGGCGTGACAGCGGCGGTCGCGTCACCCTCGCACTCGTCGACCCCGAGGCGACCGCGCGCTCGCTCGCACGCATCGAGCCGTCGGTGCCCGACCGACTGCTCGACCGATTCACCCGCCTCGTCGACGCGCTGTTGGAGTAGTCGACGCCGGCCCCGCACCGAGAACAACTTCCCTCTGCGCCTCGCGTTCGACGGGCGCACCACAACCCCCTTGCCCCGCAGTCGGCTATGTCGAGTATGACCGACGCGGACGCCCTCGACACCGACGGCCTCACAAGACGCGAGGCGCTGAAGGCGGCGGTCGCCGTCGGCGGCGCCGCAGGCCTGGCCGCCTGCGTCGACCGTCTGGACGGCGCCGACCCCATCCCGGCGGGCGACGGCCCCGCCGCCCACCCCGAACGGCAGTACGCGTGGAACGAGTTCGTGCGCACCGACGACGCCGGCAACTGGCAACTCCCGACCCACCAGACGCTCCTGTATCTCACGCTCCCGGGCGACGCGCCCCCGACGGAGGCGGAGCGCGAGACAGTGCGCGGGGCGCTCGACGCGCTCGACGAGGCGTACGCGTGGAGCCACGAGGGGCTCCTCCACTCGGCGGCGTACTCGCCGACGTACTTCGAGCGGTTCGCCGACCCGCTGGCGGTGCCCGACGACGTGTCGCTCCCCCAGCCGACGCCGCTGGCCGACTACGAGACGCCCGACTTCGACACGCAAGACGTGCTCGTTCACCTCGCGTCGGACCGTCCCGACGCCGTGCTCGCCGCCGAGCAGGCGCTACTCGGCGAGGCGGACGAGGTGAACGACGTCTCGGTTCCGTCGGCGCTCACCGACGCGCTCGACCTCGACGCGCGGCGCACCGGCTTCATGGGCGCCGGCATCCCCCACGAGAAGGGCGACGGACTGGAGGGGGTGCCCGAGCCGAATCCGATCCCCGAGGAGTCCCCGCTGTTCATGGGGTTCGCCGCGGGGTTCCGGCAGAACCAGGCGACGGAGGACTACGTCGCCATCGGCGAGGGGCCGTTCGCCGAGGGAACGACGAAGTCGGTGGGGAACTGGCGCCAGCGCCTCGCCGACTGGTACGGCGAGCAGGACTTCGACCAGCAGGTGATGGAGATGTTCTCGCCGGGCCACGCGGAGGAGGGACTGGTCGAAGGCGTCGGGACGAACCTCGGCGACGACTCGCTGATCGACCGATTCGCCGACTCGGTGGTCGCCGACGCGGCGGAGTACGGTCGCGTGGGCCACGCGCAGAAGGCCGCCCGCGCGAACCGCGACGAGAACGGCGACCCCCTGCTGTTGCGTCGCCACTTCGAGTCGGCCGACGACGACATCGCCAGCCTCCACTTCCCGTCGCTCCAGCGGTCCATCGACCAGTTCGAGGCCGTCAGGCGTGCGATGAACGGCGTAGACGCGACGGAGGCGACGCCCGCGGTGCGCCAGCGCGTCAACAACGGCATCCTCGAGTACATCTTCGTCCGTCACCGCGGCTACTTCCTCGTCCCGCCGCGGTCGCTGCGGGCGCTCCCGACGGCGTCGGGCCAGCAAGGGTGAGAACGGGGGTCGACGGCGCTACGGGAGGAACAGGCCGAGGGCGACACCCGCGACCAGCAGCGCGGCGCCGACGCCCACGCCGACGCTGCGCGCGCGCTCTGTCAGCACCTCCTCTTGGCCCAGCAGCAGCACCCCCGTGAGCACGAGCAGTCCCGCGAGCCCCACTCCCTGTCCGACGGGCGACACGCCGGCCAGCGGACCGCTCGGCGTCGGCGTCTGGTGGCCAACGTGCGCCAACGCCGTTGACGGCAGCGCGGCACACGCCGCCAACGCCGCGACGGCCACGGCACGGATGGACGTCATTGGTCCCACCTCGTCGCTGCGACGGTAACACGGTTTCGACCGATCATCGAACGCCATCCTCGTCGTCCTCGTCGTCGAGCGAGACGACGACTCCGTCGCCGTACACCACGAACACTTCGTCGTCGCCGTCGCCGTCGGTGTCGGCGAGCGTCGGATGCGTGAACACCGACACGTCGCGCTCGTAGGTGGCGACCACGCGCCCCGACGCCGCGTCGAGGACGTGCACCCGGCCGGCGTTGGTGACCGCGACCACCTCGCGGTCGCCGTCGCCATCGAGGTCACCGACGGACGCGGGTGGCATCATCTGCGCGTCGCCCGCCGCCACCTCGACGCTCCACTCGGTGTCGCCGGTCGCCCCGTCGAGCGCCCGAACCTGCTGGTCGCGTGCGGTCACGTACACCTCGGGGTGGCCGTCACCGTCGCCGTCGGCGACCGCCCGGACCGTCGCGTACTCGTCGACCGACCGCTTCCACACCGTCTCGCCGGTCCGACCGTCGAGTGCGGCGACCGTGCCAGCGGTCGTCGCGACCACGAACTCCGCGGCGCCGTCGCCGGCGACGTTCGCGGTCCCCGTCCACGACACGGACTCCCCGAACGCGTCGCGCTCCCAGACGATGTCCCCGCCCGCGTCGAACAGTACGACTCGGTCCGTGCCGAGTCCGACGGCGAACTCGTCGGTGCCGTCGCCGGTGAAGTCACCCACCCCCGGCGGTGCGTAGGCGTTGCCGTCGAGTGCGTGCCGCCACGCGGGGCCGTCGCCGTCGGCGCGGAACGCGAACACCGTCGCGCCCGCGTCGACGACGAGTGCCTCCCGCTGTCCGTCACCGCCGAGGTCGGCGACGACCGGTCGGGTGTACGCGTAGGTGTCCAGTGGGAACTGGTTCTCGACCGTCCCCGTCGCGGGGTCGTACACGACTACCTCCTCGGTCGTCGACCCGGCCAACAGCTCCGGGCTGCCGTCGCCGTCGAAGTCGCCCATGGCTGGGTCGGCCACCGAGTGGAGGGTGCACACCTCCGCGGGGACCGGGTCGCGCCAGCGGGTGTCGCCGGTGGCGCCGTCGAGCGCGGCCAGCCGGCACTCGTCGCTCCCGCCGGCCCCGCTCACCGGCGCGAACACGTATCCCGCGCCGTCGACGCGACCCGCGGCGGCGGCGTGGTGGTTGGCACCGATACTGGTGGCCGTGTCGCTCGTCCACCGCACGGCGAGGTCACCGCTCCCGCCGAGCACGGTGGTCGCGGCGAACCCCCCACCGACGACGACGAGCGTCACCGCGGCGGCGACCGCGGCGATGCGCATATCCATCGGTCCCGTTCCAACGCGGACGGTAGTAAGCCCATCCGTCTCGGCCCGCCGTTCGACGCGCGTACCACCCGTTCGACGGGTGTACCAGAAACCCCTACCGTGTCGATCCCCTGCCACAGATATGGACAGACGCACGTTCCTCCGAACGGCAGGCGCCACGGGTGCGGTGGCCGGCACCGGCGGCTTCGCGGGCTGTCTCGGGTTCCAACTCTCTTCGAGCGATGGCTTCGCCGGCGAACCGCCCGTCGCGGAGAACCGTCTCGACGGCGTGTACTACCCGACCCACATCGAGGGGATGAACATGGCCGGGATGGGGATGGCCGGCGACTACAAGGTCGGCGTGTTCTACTCGTACGCGCACCGCTTCTGGAACGTCAACGGCGAGTCCGTCGAGCGAACGGACACGACTCCCGAGGACGACGTGCACCTCATGGCGAGCGTCTGGGACCCCGAGACGGGACAGGTACTCCCCGAGACGGGGCTGTCGGTCGAGGTCGAGAAGGACGGCTCGCTCGTCTCTCAGGAGGTGATCTACCCGATGATCTCCCAGCCGATGGGGGTCCACTACGGCGGGAACTTCGCGCTCGACGGCGACGGCACGTACACGGTGACCGTCTCCGTCGGCGGCGTCCGAACCCGGCGGACTGGCGCCTTCCGCGACCGCTTCGCAGACCCTGCCGACATCCCGGTCGAGATGGAGTTCAGTGCGGCCGCCCGTGACGAAATCTCGTACCGGACACTCGACAACGCGGGCGACGCGGGCGCCGTCAGCCCGATGGAGATGTCGATGATGCCCGACGCGACCGCGCCGGCGACCGAGGACCTCCCCGGCACCGTGCTCGGCGAGGTGAACAGCAACGACGCGGTACTGGTCGCGACGGTGCTTGAGGAGTCGCCGGAGGGGGTCGACACACCCGGCCCCTACCTCGCGGTGTCGGCGCGCACGCCGTTCAACCGGATGCTGATCCCCGCGATGGGGCTGGAGGCGCGGCAGGTCCGCGACGGGGAACGTCTGTTCTCCGGCGAACTCACCCGCACCCTCGACCCGGACCTGTCGTACCACTACGGCGCCGCGCTGGCGGATGGCACGCTGGAGTCGGGTGACGAACTGACGCTCGCGCCGACGGTGTGGCCCCAGATCGCCCGCCACGAGGGGTACGAGACGGCGTTCGGCGCCCTCATGGGCGGGATGCCCGAGCGGACGCTCACGGTGGAGTAGGGCCGCCTCTCGCGCGGGCGACCACGTCAGTGGAGGAAGAAACTCAGGAAGTCGAGCACCGGGTCCAGCCAGGGCTGCTCTCGCCGAATCTTGTCGCCCCACGACTGCTGGTGTTCGTCGTCTCCGTCCGCTCCGTCGGCTCCGTCGCAGTCGTCCGCCCCGTCAGCTGACACGACCGGTAGTTCCCGCAGTCACTCCAAAAGTGTTCCGCCCAGCGGAGGCAGTTACAGTTTCTGCGTGACCTCGTCGACGACGCACGTCTCGAAGAAGACGACGACGTGGTCGCCGGGGCGGATCACGGTGTCGCCGCGGGGAGTGACCAGTTCGCCGTCGCGGGTGATCGCGCCGATGACGAGGCAGTCGGGGAAGTCCTGGATCGACTCCATGATCGGGCGGTTCGCGAGCAGCGACTCCTCGGTCACTTCGATCTCCAGCACCTCCGCGCGGTCGTCCTCGATGAGCGCGATGTTCTCGGCGCCGCCCTCCCGGGTGAACCGAGATATCTCCTCGGCGACGACCGCGCGCGGGCTGACGCCCACGTCGATGCCGACCGTCTCGAACAGGTCGACGTACGCGGTCTGGTCGACGACCGCGACGGTGCGTTCGACGCCGAGGCGCGTGGCGAGCAGACACGACAGGAGGTTCTTCTCGTCGGAGTCGAGGGCGGCGACGAGCACGTCGGCGTCGCCGATGCGCTCGCGCTCGAGGAAGCCCACGTCCGTCGCGTCAGACTGCATGACGAACGTCTCGGGCAACTCCTCGGCGAGCACCCGGGCGCGGTCCTCGTCGCGCTCGATGAGCCGCGGGGTGAAGCCGCGCTCGCCGAGCAGGCGAGCGGTGTGGTAGCCGATCTCTGAGCCGCCGACGATGACGACCTCCTCGTTCGTGCCGACGTGCTCCTCGGGGGCCACGTCGGCGGCGAATCCGCGGACGCTGCTGGGCGAGCCGATGACGACCGCCTTGTCGCCCACCTCGATCACCGTCTCGCCGCGAGGGATCACGACCTCCTCGTCGCGCAACAGCGCCGCGAACGTCAGCGAGTCGAAGCGGTCGGCCTCGCTGACCGTCTGGCCCGCGATGGGGCTGTTCTCGCTCACCTCGAACTCCGCCATCTGCACCTTCCCGTCGGCGAACGGGTCCACGTCGCGTGCGGCGGGCAGGCCGATGACACGGACGATGGACTCGGCGGTCAGCAGGTTCGTACACACCATGAAGTCGATGCCGAACGCCGACTGCGACCGCTCCCACGTCCGCAGGTACTCGGTGTTCTTGATGCGGGCGACGGTGAACGAGTCGCTGACGGCCTTCGCCGTCGAGCAGGCGACGATGTTCGTCTCGTCGTTGTCCGTCGAGGCGACGACCATGTCCGCCTCCTCGACGCCGGCCTCCTCCAGCGTGGAGACGGCGGTGCCGTCGCCGTTCACCGTGAGCACGTCCAGCGAGTAGGTCAACTCGTCACACCGCTCGGCGTCGCGCTCGACGATCACCACTTCGTGGCTGTTGTCGAGGTCCGCGGCGATACTCTCCCCGACCTGTCCGGCGCCGATGATCAGTACTCGCACGCCGAAGCCACCCCAATCATGTCCACACGTGTTCGACCGAAGGGAATGAGCGTTCCGGAGTCTGGTGGGGTCGCCCGTCCCCACCGCCGACGAGCGACTCGCGCACCTGCGACCGACCGGTACGAACCGCTATCGACGCACGCCACACATCAACTAAACAACGAGTGTGCGAACGAACATCAGCGACGGTTCCCGACGCCTGCTCGTGGTGGTGGGTGTCGCCGTCCTCGTCGTGACCGGCGGCGTCGAGCGCGGGGTCGGCGACCGACTACAGCGCGTCGCTGTCCTCGCGCACGTCGAGGCGGACCTCGCGTTCGCGCCCCTCCAGGTCCGCGACGGCGCGGCGGACGACCCGTTCGGCCTCCTCGGTGACGAGACCTTTCACCTTGTCGAGCACCCAGCCGAACGAGACGAGCGGCGGCAGCGACACCGCCGAGGAGTCCGCCGTGTCGGCGTCGAAGTTGATCTGTAGCGTCACCCGACAGCCCTCGGTCGCGTCGTCGGGGGCGTCCGACGGGAGGTCGTCGAACGGCTCGATCACCCAGGCGCCGTGCGCGTGGATGTCCTTGAGCACGCGCCACTCGATGCGCGTCGGCGGCGTCACCTCGGTCACCTCCGAGCGGGCCGTGTACTTGAGCTTCCACCACGCGAACCGCAGTGCGTACCGCGACCCCGGGCCACCGTCGCCGTGGGTGCGCGCGACGCGGTCGAGGTACTCGGTGTACCGCTCGTACCGCGGGAAGTCCAAGAGGAACTCGTACGCCTCCTCGGGGGCGACGTACACGTCCGTCGAGACGACGAGCTCGTCCATACCCCGGCATCCGTCGGCGAGGGGGTAAGAGTTCGGGGTGGTCCACCGTGCGCCACCGCGAATTTCGGTTCGCCTAAACTCCGACAGGCTTAGTACGGTTTAGGCAAGCCGAAAACCATGGGAATGGAACGAAGGCAGTTCGTCGGGACGGCCGCCGCGGCGCTGGCCGGGGGACTTGCTGGGTGTGCAGGGTCGTCCAGCGACGGCGCAGAGACGACGACGGAGACGGAGACTGGCACGAGCACCGCGACCCCGGTGGAGACGACGGCTCCACCCCAGGAGTACGCGTCAAGCATGGCGCCCGTCGGGGGGGTGTCGTTCGACGCGCCGCCGTCGAGTGTGTCGGTGTACAGCCTCACCTACGCGGACCTCGCCGTCGCGTACGGCCACGGCGACGCGGTGAACTCGCTCGGGTTCGACGCCGCCGCCGGCGGCAACACGCTCGACGCCTACTACGCCAGACTCGACGGCGTCGACTTCGACTACGACGATCTCACACAGCTCAACAGCGGCTCCGGGGAGATCCGCGTCGAGAAGGAGGTGTTCTACGAACTCGACTCCGACCTCCACCTGATGGACCCGGCGCTGCTCACCTCGTTCGACGGCTGGGAGCGCGCGGACGTGGAGGAGATCACCGACAACGTCGGTCCGTGGTTCGGCAACGTGTACAGCCGCACGCACAGCCAGCCGCCCGAGTCGTGGCGCGACGCCTACGAGTACTACGGCCTGTGGGAGATCGCCGAGCGCGTCGCCCCGCTGTTCGGCGAGTCCGACCGCTACGAGGCGCTCGCGGCGGTACACGACGACCTCCTGGCGACGATCGAGGCTGGGCTGCCGCCCGAGTCCGAGCGCCCCTCGGTCGCCGCGCTCATCTACTTCGACGGGACGTTCTACCCGTCGGCGATCAACGCACCGGGCTTCGCGAACGCCCACGTCCGCCCGCTGGGCGCGACGGACGCGTTCGCCGACACCGACGCCGGGTTCGGCACCACGTACGACTACGAGACGCTGCTGGAACTGGACCCGGACGTGATCCTCCACCAGTACGGCATCGCCTCCTACTACGACGTGGCCGCGATCCGCGAGACGATCGCCGACGACCCTGTGGGGAGCGACCTCACGGCGATCCAGAACGACCGCTTCTACCCCTCGGGCACACCGGTTCAG
The DNA window shown above is from Halobaculum marinum and carries:
- a CDS encoding winged helix-turn-helix transcriptional regulator, yielding MSDPARPTRDRLADYVDAHPGLHFNELVRRLDLAPGQAQYHLRRLARDDRVVGERVSGRTHYFDPGLDPLERRRIALFRRETARDAVVELLDGPASPAAVADAVGVARSTLEHHLDGLVATGVVEKRRDSGGRVTLALVDPEATARSLARIEPSVPDRLLDRFTRLVDALLE
- a CDS encoding DUF7405 family protein, translating into MTDADALDTDGLTRREALKAAVAVGGAAGLAACVDRLDGADPIPAGDGPAAHPERQYAWNEFVRTDDAGNWQLPTHQTLLYLTLPGDAPPTEAERETVRGALDALDEAYAWSHEGLLHSAAYSPTYFERFADPLAVPDDVSLPQPTPLADYETPDFDTQDVLVHLASDRPDAVLAAEQALLGEADEVNDVSVPSALTDALDLDARRTGFMGAGIPHEKGDGLEGVPEPNPIPEESPLFMGFAAGFRQNQATEDYVAIGEGPFAEGTTKSVGNWRQRLADWYGEQDFDQQVMEMFSPGHAEEGLVEGVGTNLGDDSLIDRFADSVVADAAEYGRVGHAQKAARANRDENGDPLLLRRHFESADDDIASLHFPSLQRSIDQFEAVRRAMNGVDATEATPAVRQRVNNGILEYIFVRHRGYFLVPPRSLRALPTASGQQG
- a CDS encoding FG-GAP-like repeat-containing protein, with amino-acid sequence MDMRIAAVAAAVTLVVVGGGFAATTVLGGSGDLAVRWTSDTATSIGANHHAAAAGRVDGAGYVFAPVSGAGGSDECRLAALDGATGDTRWRDPVPAEVCTLHSVADPAMGDFDGDGSPELLAGSTTEEVVVYDPATGTVENQFPLDTYAYTRPVVADLGGDGQREALVVDAGATVFAFRADGDGPAWRHALDGNAYAPPGVGDFTGDGTDEFAVGLGTDRVVLFDAGGDIVWERDAFGESVSWTGTANVAGDGAAEFVVATTAGTVAALDGRTGETVWKRSVDEYATVRAVADGDGDGHPEVYVTARDQQVRALDGATGDTEWSVEVAAGDAQMMPPASVGDLDGDGDREVVAVTNAGRVHVLDAASGRVVATYERDVSVFTHPTLADTDGDGDDEVFVVYGDGVVVSLDDEDDEDGVR
- a CDS encoding twin-arginine translocation signal domain-containing protein, producing MDRRTFLRTAGATGAVAGTGGFAGCLGFQLSSSDGFAGEPPVAENRLDGVYYPTHIEGMNMAGMGMAGDYKVGVFYSYAHRFWNVNGESVERTDTTPEDDVHLMASVWDPETGQVLPETGLSVEVEKDGSLVSQEVIYPMISQPMGVHYGGNFALDGDGTYTVTVSVGGVRTRRTGAFRDRFADPADIPVEMEFSAAARDEISYRTLDNAGDAGAVSPMEMSMMPDATAPATEDLPGTVLGEVNSNDAVLVATVLEESPEGVDTPGPYLAVSARTPFNRMLIPAMGLEARQVRDGERLFSGELTRTLDPDLSYHYGAALADGTLESGDELTLAPTVWPQIARHEGYETAFGALMGGMPERTLTVE
- the trkA gene encoding Trk system potassium transporter TrkA: MRVLIIGAGQVGESIAADLDNSHEVVIVERDAERCDELTYSLDVLTVNGDGTAVSTLEEAGVEEADMVVASTDNDETNIVACSTAKAVSDSFTVARIKNTEYLRTWERSQSAFGIDFMVCTNLLTAESIVRVIGLPAARDVDPFADGKVQMAEFEVSENSPIAGQTVSEADRFDSLTFAALLRDEEVVIPRGETVIEVGDKAVVIGSPSSVRGFAADVAPEEHVGTNEEVVIVGGSEIGYHTARLLGERGFTPRLIERDEDRARVLAEELPETFVMQSDATDVGFLERERIGDADVLVAALDSDEKNLLSCLLATRLGVERTVAVVDQTAYVDLFETVGIDVGVSPRAVVAEEISRFTREGGAENIALIEDDRAEVLEIEVTEESLLANRPIMESIQDFPDCLVIGAITRDGELVTPRGDTVIRPGDHVVVFFETCVVDEVTQKL
- a CDS encoding SRPBCC family protein, with translation MDELVVSTDVYVAPEEAYEFLLDFPRYERYTEYLDRVARTHGDGGPGSRYALRFAWWKLKYTARSEVTEVTPPTRIEWRVLKDIHAHGAWVIEPFDDLPSDAPDDATEGCRVTLQINFDADTADSSAVSLPPLVSFGWVLDKVKGLVTEEAERVVRRAVADLEGREREVRLDVREDSDAL
- a CDS encoding ABC transporter substrate-binding protein; the protein is MGMERRQFVGTAAAALAGGLAGCAGSSSDGAETTTETETGTSTATPVETTAPPQEYASSMAPVGGVSFDAPPSSVSVYSLTYADLAVAYGHGDAVNSLGFDAAAGGNTLDAYYARLDGVDFDYDDLTQLNSGSGEIRVEKEVFYELDSDLHLMDPALLTSFDGWERADVEEITDNVGPWFGNVYSRTHSQPPESWRDAYEYYGLWEIAERVAPLFGESDRYEALAAVHDDLLATIEAGLPPESERPSVAALIYFDGTFYPSAINAPGFANAHVRPLGATDAFADTDAGFGTTYDYETLLELDPDVILHQYGIASYYDVAAIRETIADDPVGSDLTAIQNDRFYPSGTPVQGPLMNLFQLEMTAKQLYPEQFGAWPGYEHGAAYPAIPEDERLFDRERVADIVAGSN